The DNA segment GGTGTCTGGTGCTCGCGGACGGCTTCTACGAGTGGGTCGAGGAAGGGGACGGTCGAAAACAGCCCTACTACGTGACCCGCCGCGACGACGAGCCCTTCGCGATGGCGGGCCTCTGGAGTCGGTGGACGCCGACGGTCGAGCAGACCGACCTCTCCGCGTTCGGCGCCGGCGAGCCCGCCGCTCCCGACCCCGTGGAGACGTTCGCGATCGTCACCACCGAGCCCAACGAAGTAGTCGAGGAGCTCCACCACCGGATGGCGGCGATCCTTCCGGGAGAGACCGAACGCGAGTGGCTCGCGGATGCCGAGGTGCCCGCGCCGATCGACGGCGATGAACTGCGTGCCTATCCGGTCTCGACGAGGGTGAACAGCCCCGCGAACGACGGCCCCGAGCTCGTCGAGGAGGTGGCCCATGCCTGAGTACGACGCAGTACTCTTCGACAACGACGGCATCCTCGTCGAGCCCACCGATCGCGCGGTGCTGCGCGAGGCGATCCGGAAGACCTACGCCGAGTTCGACGTCGATCCCAGCGCCGAGGAGGTCGAGGAGCTGATGGGAATCACGACCGAGACGCTCGAGGGGATCGCCAACGAGTACGGCCTCGATCCGGCGGAGTTCTGGTACCGCCGGGACATGAACGCCTCCGAGGCCCAGTGCGAGCTGATCCGAAACGGCGGAAAGCCGCTGTACGAGGACGTTCCGACGCTCTCGAAGCTCTCGGCCGATCTCGGCGTCGTCAGCAACAACCAGCACCGGACGATCGAGCACATCCTCGAGTTCTACGAACTGGACGGGCTGTTCGAGACCCACTACGGCCGCGAGCCGACGCTCGAGGGGATCGACCGAAAGAAGCCGAGCGCCTACTACCTCGAGCGCGCGCTGACCGACCTGGACACGCGAAACGCGCTGTACGTCGGCGACAGCGGCGTGGACGTGCTCGCGGCCGCCGAGGCGGACGTCGACTGTGCGTTCGTCCGCCGGCCGCACCGCAATGGCTACGAGCTGCCGGCCGCGCCGGCCTACGAGATCGAGAGCCTGGAGGACCTCCACGCCATCCTCCGCGGCGACGGGGGCGCGTTCCGGCCGGACATGGAACCAGCTACGTAGCCCGAGTTCCGACACCCGGTATGCGACTCGCACGCGCCCGAACCCGCGACGGCGTCGTCTCCGGTGAGTACGATCCCGACGGCAGTACCCTGGAGACCGACGACGAGAGCTACGAGATCGATTCTGAGGAACTGCTCGCGCCCTGCGAGCCCTCGGCGCTCTACTGCGTCGGCCGCAACTACGCGGAGACGCTCGACCAGATGGAGTACGAACGCCCCGAGGAGCCCGACTTCTTCATCAAGCCGCCCGTCTCCGTGATCCCTCCCGGAACGGCGATTCCCTACCCGAGCTTCTCGGAGGAGGTCACCTACGCCGGCGAGCTCGCGGCGGTGATCGACCAGGAGTGTACGGACGTCGCCCCCGAGGACGTTCCCGGCGTGGTCCGCGGTTACACGATCATGAACGACGTCGACGCGCTGGACCAGCCCGGGCGCACGGCGAGGAAGGCGTTCGACGGCTCGGGTCCGCTGGGGCCGTGGATCGAGACCGATCTCGACCCCTCGGGGATCGACATGCACACCGAGATCAACGGGGAACGACGACAGGAGGCGAACACCGAGCTGATGCTGTTCGATCCCTACGAGATCGTCTCCTTCCTCTCCGAACGGTTCACGTTCGCGCCGGGCGACGTGATCGCGTTCGGCAGCCCGGCCAATCCGGGAACGATCGAGCCCGGCGACGAGATCGAGATCACCTACGAAGGGGTCGGCACGCTGCGCAACACGGTCGACTAGAGCTCGACCGGCCGGTCTCGGCCGACTCGCAGATCGCCGCCGTCGCCCGCGTGTCGATCAGCCCGTTCCGTCCGTCAGGTTCGGGTCCGCGACCCGTTCGGACGCGGACGGCGAGACGGCTCGCCTTCGCTGACGAACCGCTCACGAAGACCGTCGTCCGACAGTGATCCGCGGCGTCGGTCGCCGGAGCGCGAATCCGCCGAGGCCGACGACGGCGAACCGTCTCGAATCGTCCCGAATCCTCGACGGGGACTTCCAGTCGCGCGCCCGGGGTCGTCGAGGTGGGCTGCCAGCTCCATGCCGACTGTACGAGTCCGATACGAACTGCGTTCGCCCCGCGTCAACCCTCGATCCGTTTGCGTTCGATCTCCGAGAGGAACTCCGCGAGCGTCGCGTTGAACGCCTCGGGCTGGTCCTGGTTGACCATGTGTGCTGCGTTCCGAATCATGACCCCCTTCCCCCCGAGCGTACGTGCGAGCTCCTTGCTCTGCCCTTTGACCGGCGGGGCGTCCCGATCGCCGTACACGACCAGCGCGGGAACCGAGACGTCGTCGAGTGCGGGCGGCTCGAACGCATACAGCGCCTTGAACACTTTCTTGAACTCCGAGGCGGAGGTTTCCTCGACCGCCTGCAGAGCTTCCTTTCGGACCTCCGGATCGAGCGAGAGCCACGGCCCGCCCGTCACCGTGCGGATGCTCCCCAGCAGCGTCCGGAACGTCTGGCGGGTCCCCAGCATCGCCAGCGACGCGCCGAGGGGCGCGGCCGGTGAGAGGGCCCGCTTCATCGGTTTCGGCATCCGAACCGGGGGGAACGTCTGGATCGCCCCCGCGAGGACGATCCCCTCGACCCGCTCGGGATAGCGCGCGAGATACGACTGTGCGATCATCGAGCCCAGCGAGAGCCCGCAGATCACCGCCTGCTCGACCTCGAGCTCGTCGAGCAGCGCCTCAAGGTCGTCGACGAACAGATCGATGGAGTAGGTGCGTTGGTCGCTGGAGCCGGTCTTGCCGTGTCCACGCAGGTCGTAGGTGATGGTTCGGTGGTCCTCGCTGAACCGTTCGACCTGTGGCTGCCAGCTCTCGGCGTCCGACCACGCGCCGTGAACGAAGACGAGCGCCGGCCCCTCTCCCTGATCGTCGTAGTGAACCTCCACGTCGGAAAGCGATGCCGTTGCCATTGTTCACCGAAGTGGACGCACGTCCCTCAATGGCTCGGTTCACGAACGACACGCGAGACCGAACCCGCCGGATTCGAGCGATCGTCGAACCCGACGCCGTCCGCGTCTCACGTCTCGAATCACGGTCCAGTAACGATCGAGGGTGATACGGTCCGACGAACCACGGCCGCGGCGGGTAGAAACCCTTTCGACCGCCGGCCGATCAAATCGGACAATGAGCTACCGGATCGGTCTCGTCGGCAAGCCCTCCGTCGGCAAGTCGACCTTCTTCAACGCCGCGACGATGAACGACGTTCCCGAGGGGGCCTACCCCTTCACGACCATCGACCCCAGCGTCGGAGAGGCGTACGTCCGTGTCGAGTGTGCCGCCCCCGAGTTCGATCAGTCGTGTACGCCGGAGACGGGGTTCTGTCGAGGAGGCGTTCGCTTCGTCCCGACGAAACTCGTCGACGTCGCCGGACTGATCCCGGGCGCTCACGAGGGCCATGGGTTGGGGAACCAGTTCCTCACCGACCTCAACGAGACCGACGTGCTGGTTCACGTCGTGGACTTCTCGGGGACGACCGATGCCGAGGGCGAACCCACCGAGGGTCACGACCCGCGCGAGGACATCGACTTTCTCGAGACCGAACTCGACATGTGGTACCTCGAGATCCTCGAGAAGGGGATCGAGAAGTTCGAGAACCGCTACGCGGGCGAGGAGGCCGACGTCGAGGTCGAACTCGCCGAGCAGATGAGCGCCTTTCGGACGAACAAGGACGAGATCAAGCGGCTGATCCTCCGGCTCGACATCGGGTTCGATCCCGCGGCGTGGGACGAGGCGGACAGGGAGGCGCTCGCCCGCGAGATCCGCGTCGAGACCAAGCCGATGGTGATCGCGGCCAACAAGATGGACACCCCCGAGGCGCGGGCGAACTACGGGACGATCACCGACGACCCCGACTACGACCACCTGACGATCGTCCCCGCGAGCGCCCACGCCGAGAAGGCGCTCAAGCGGGCGGACGAACAGGGAGCGATCGAGTATCGCGCCGGCGACGCCGGCTTCGAGATCCGGGACGAGGTCTCCGACGAACAGGAGGCGGGGCTCGAACGCATCGGCGAGTTCGTCGAGGAGTTCGACGGCACGGGCGTCCAGCGCGCGCTCGAGGCCGCCCTGTTCGAGGAGCTCGACGCGATCGCGGTGTTCCCGGGATCGGCCAACGGCGAACCCGAGGACGGGAAGTTCATGCGTGACTGTTTCGTCCTCCCCGAGGGCTCGACCACCGAGGACTTCGCGTACTTCCTCCACTCCGACATCGGCGAGGGCCTGCTCCACGGGATCGACTGTCGCAGCGGCCGGCAGATCGGTGCCGATCACGAACTCGCCCACCGCGACGTCGTCGAGATCCTCTCGACGAACTGAGGACCGCTCGTCCTCGACGTCGCCGACCGCGGCGGCCCGTCCGCCCTCACTCGAACAGGTCGTCGTGGCGCGCCGCGAGGTTCGTGTACGCGCCTGAGGAGTGTTCCTCGAAGATGGCCTCGGGATCGACGTCGACCTCCTCGATCGAACTCATTCGCGCGGGCACGCCGCGGACGAACGACTCCGGGGGGATGGTTGCGTCCTCGGGGACGACGGTGCCGGAGGCGACGATGCTGCCCTCCCCGACCTGTACCCGGGAGTTGAGCGTGGCGTTGAACCCCACGAGCGAGGCGTCCTCGACGGTCGCCTCGTTGAGCACCGCGCCGTGGCCGATCATCACCTGGTCGCCGAGCGTCGAGGCGTGGATCGTCGCGTTGTCGCCGACGTGGGACTCGACGCCCACCCGCACTCGGTCGACGTCGCCGCGAAGCACCACGCCCGGCCAGACGCTCGCGTCGGACTCGACGACGACCTCGCCCACCAGCGTTGCCTCCCGGCTGACGTACGCGCCGTCGTCGATCGTCGGCGTCTCCCCGTCGAAAGCGTACGATCTGCTGTCCGTCATGCGACGTGATAACGCGGACCGTTCACAAAAGGGTTCCCCCCTCGTCGGCGCGTCGACCGTCTCTGGCCCGCCATCGCCGACGAGCGTCGTCGTGATCGGCATTCCGAGCAGCGGTACTAGTCCACAGAGTGCGCCGGTGTGATCGGCGTCGGCCATGTTCACGAGACGTCTCGATCGCGTCGTCGTAGTCGACCGGCGGGAGCGCGCGGATCTCCGCCTCTCGCTCCTCGAGGAACCCGTCGATCCACTCCATCCGCCGAAGCTTCGACGCGATCCCGCCCGCGTTCGATTCCCACTTTTAACGCAACGCGCCGAACCGGTGGGTTGACGTTCGTATCCTCCGGATCGCTCGCGGTTGTAGACCTCCGCGGAGTCGATCCGGGGAGCGTCGGGGCCGACGCGATCGTCCGAACGGGGTCGTGCGGGGACGTGAGGTCGTTCGGTTTCGAGGCGTGCGACCGGGCGTTTGATCACCGGTGGAATATCTACTCCCGGCGTGTGCAAGGGAAGGAGCCCCTATCGTACACGATTTATAATCGGTGAAGGGAGAGCATGGAAGATACCAAATCGGTCAACGGTGCCGGTCGAACGCGTCGGTGCAACTATGCCCGTCGGATCTGCGGCACGCCCTACCGGTCGGAATCGGAGTTCTGCTACGATCGTGGGAGGAGCACCGTCGTGCCGATCGAGTACGTACGAGGCTGATTCGATGGGAGAGAGCATCCTGGTCCCGATCGACGGCTCGCTGCCGGCCACCGCCGCGCTGGACCACGCGTTGGCGCGGTTCGCCGACGGGGAGATCACCGTTCTGTACGTGATCGACGCCGACGAACCGAACGACAGCCTTCGACAGCGGCTGCTGAGGGAGGAGTGCGAGGAGCAGCGCCGGATCGGTGAGGAAGCCGCAGGTCGAGTGCTCGAGGAGGCCTGGCGGCACGCCGACGGTTCCGGCGTGGAGATCACGATGGTCACCGCGTTCGGCAGGCCCGCTCGGCGGATCGTCGCCTACGCCGAGGAGAACGGAATCGACGGGATCGTCATGGGTACCCACGGTCGCTCGGGGCTCTCGCGGCTGCTCCTGGGAAGCGTCGCCGAGGCGGTCTCGCAGGGCTCGTCGGTGCCGGTGACGACCGTACGCGAGGCCGGCGAGGTCGAGGAGACGAACCGCCCGGATCGCCTGACTGCGTGATCCGCGGCGAACTCAGTCGCCGTCCTCGACCGGCCGGAGCTCGATGATCGTCCCCGCCGCACCGACCGCCACCGACGGCTCGCCGACGGCGACGCCGTGGAGGTTCGTTTCGACCGGCGTCTCGCGTGGCTCCCAACCACCGCCGGCTAGCTCGCGGATCGTCCCGCCGTCGCCGACGGCGAACCAGTCCTCGCCGTCGGTCGAGAGCGCGTCGAGCGCCACCTCCGCCGCGTGCAGCGGGGTCCAGACGCTGCCGTCGTAGCGCTGTACGGTCCCGTCGGTGTCCGCGACGGCGAGGGACTCCGGGCCGGCCGCGGCGATCGCGGTGAACGAGCCGCCGCCCTCGATCCCGATCCGCTCGAAGGACTCGCCGTCGGTCGTCTCGTAGACCCCCGAGTTCGTATCACAGCAGTAGCCCGCCCCCTCGACGAACTCGATCGCGCTCATGCTCGATCCGCTACCGGGTTTTACCGGCTCGCCCCACTCGACCTCGCTTCCGTCGAACTCGCCGGCGAGCACCTGGCCGGAGCCGTTCACGAGGTAGACGGCCGCCTCCTCGGCGGGACCCGCGACGGCGACGTCCACCCAGTTATCGGTGATCCCCGCGGGTGCCGAGTGGTCCGTGTGCCGGCCCGTTTCGGCGTCGTATCGCCCGAGCGCGCCGCTATCGCCCGTGAACCACACCGTCTTCCCGTCGTCAGTCGCGTCGACGCCGCGAAGCGCGTTCGACTCCGCCAACGGGCCGTGATCGAGCACCGTCTCCCAGCTCTCCTCGCGCGCCAGCAAGCCGCCGTCGGAGCCGACCGCGAATGCGCCCGTATCGGTCGCCGCGACGTCCGAGAGCATCTCGTCGGTCGGCGAGTCGACCTCGACCCACTCGAGGCTCGTCGGCTCTCCGCCGTCCTCCTCTTCCGGCTCGCCGGGTTCGGCCGTGCCGTGGTCCCTCGATCCGGAGGCGGCGGGCTCCTGGGTCGATTCGGACGTCCCGCGCGTCTCGTCCTCCCGCTCGGCGTCCCTGGTGCGGTCGTGCGACTCGTGGGGGTCGGACTCCGACGGCTCGTCGCCCTCATCACCTCTCTCTCCGGACTCTGAGTCCCCGACCGGTTCGATCGTTCCGTCCTCGGCGGTGCTCCCGGCAGCCGCGTCCGTCCGTGGTCGATCGTCCTCGTCCGCGGCGTCCCCGCCGCCGACGGCGGGTGCCGTCGTCTCGATCGGTCGGGTTGTCGCCGTCGAATCACCGCCGAGGACCGCCCCGCCCGCCGCCTCCGACGGTTCCGACGCTTTCGATGTCTTCGACGACTCGGCCGTCCCCACGCTCGCCCTCTCGCTCGTCTCCGCGGCGTCGGTCGCGGTGGTTTCGTCGGTGCTGGCACGCTCGTCGTCGGTGGCGTTCGACTCGGCGGAGTCCACCGTCTCGACCGACTCATCCCGCGTCAGGTAGAGGTAGATCGGGGGGAGGACGTAGACCGCGATCGCCAGGACGACGAACGCCCGGTGGACGAACGTCAGCAGCCCGAACGCGGTCAGTCCGGCAGTCGACGCGGCGTGGATCCCGGTATGGGTGTACTCGCGGTAGAACGTGAAGAAGCCCCGGTCGTTCTCGCCGGCCGTGCTCATTGACGGGTCTACTCGCGGTACGGCCATCAGGCTTTTCGTTGCGTTCCCCTCGCGGCGTTCACTCCTCGCGAAGCGCCCCGTAGATCCGACGGGCGCGGCCCTCGCCGATGCCGTCGATCGACCGCAGCTCCTCTACCGAGGCCGTGAGCAGCGTCTCCATCGACGGGTAGGACTCGTAGAGCGCCGCGGCGAGACGGGGGCCGATCCCGTCGATGCAGGCGTACATGCGTTTCGCCGTCGGCTCGTTCCTGGCGGTGACCGCCCCCGTCGGCAGTCGCCGGTTCGAGGGCTCCTCGACGTGCTTCCGTCCTAGTCGAGTTGCCATGTCGACCAGCCGCTCGCGGTCGGAACACGGGATCACCGCCACGCCGAGGCGTGCCGTAATCGACGCGATCGATCCCCGGATCGCGCTCGCGGGCACGCCCGTTCGAAGCTCCTCGAGATCGTCGAGGTTGCCCTCCAAGAGGACGTACGCGTGGGCGTAGCGCTCGTCCAGTCGCCGTACCTGGTCGTCGAGATCCGACCCTGAACGCCCCATCGCGGAGCCTACGTAGTCCGAAAGCGTCTTTCGCTCGAAGCCGACGCTCCCGATCGCGAGGTCTCCCGCGGGGAGGTGGGCCACCTCGACGCTCTCGACGTCGGGATGCTCGCGGACCGCCCGGATCAGCGATGCGGGCTCGCGGTCGTCGATCGTGACGTCGATCTGCACCGGGACGGGGTAGGTCGCCGACCGGCGTAGGGATGTCGCTTCCGGAACCCGTCTCGTCCCGCCCGATCCTCCCCCCGCTGGGAGCTACATTCCTCGTGAGCATGAACCGGGACCATGACCGATCCCGCCGATCACTCGACGGACGAGCACGTCGTCGATGAGAGCGAATCGACGAGGAAGGTGGCGCATGGCGAGGGGCCCTTAGGACGACGCGAGGACGTTCAATGCCGGCGACGACCCCCGCCGATCGGCGCTCCGCCGACGTCGACCGCCTGCCCGATCGACGAGGCGAAGCCCGTCTTCTGGGAGGCGCGGACGTACTGATCGCTGGTACCGAGAGGACCGGAACGCATAGCATCCGCGGGGGTCTCCTATCGGTATGCTCCGTGCCCGCGAGATCATGACGGCGGACGTCGAGACGGCGAGCCCCGACGACGAGGTCGGCGACGTGCTCGAACGCCTCGCGAGCGCCCACTTCAACGGCTTTCCGATCGTCGAGGACGAGCGCGTCGTCGGGATCGTCACGCAGGGCGACCTCGTGCGCCTGTTCCGCAAGCAGGACCGCGTCGTCTGGATCCCCATCGGCGTCCCGCCGTTCAGCGAGACGCTCCCCTACGCGTTCGACCTCCCGTTCGACGACCTCGACATGGGGATCGACTTCGCCAAGGCCGCGGGCAAGCCCGTGAGCGAGATCATGACCCGCGACGTCGTGACCGTCGATGCCGACGACGGCGCCGACGAACTGCTCGAGATCCTGGCCGGCGAGGAGCGCGACATCAACCGCGTTCCCGTCCTCGAGGGCGGGCGCCTCGTCGGCATCGTCACCCGCGAGGACCTCCTCCGGGCGCTTCGCGACGAACTCGACTGGTGAGCGCCGGCGGATCCACGCCACGGGAGCGTAACCTTCTCTACGCTGGGTGATCTATCAGTGAGCGTACTAGAGGACATGTTCGAACTAGGAGGGGTAACCGTCACGTGGGGCGCGATCGTGCTCGGGCTCTGTCTCGTCGCGGCGGCGGGCTGGGTGCTGTGGCGCCGTCCGCTCGCCGTCGTCGTTCCCGCCGTCCTGATCGCCGGCGTCCACGTTCTCGCGTACGCGACGACGTATCTCGATCCCGCCCGCCTCGCGAGCGCTCGGGAGACGGCGATCGGGCTGTCGACCGCCGCGTTCCTCGCGGTCGCCGGCGCGCTCGACGCCGTCTTCGCCGCGACCCGGCGGGCGGTCGTGTGGCTCCTCGAGGCGCTCGACGCCGTCTCGATGCCGGGGGCGGCCGTCTCCGTTCTCGAGTTCGGGGGCTTCCTGCTGGCGGTGGCGATCGTGAGCGCGTTGGTCTGCGGGGCCCTGGTCCGGATCGTCCGGTGGGCCGATGGCGAGCCGCTGGGCGGGTGGCTCGCCGGCCTGGGCGTCGTCTTCGGGGCGAGCGGCGTCCTCTGGACGTGGCTGCCGGTTCCCCTCGCCACGCTCGCCGCGCTCCACGCGCTGTTGGTCGTCGTCGCGATCGTCGTCGGCGTCGCCCTCGGTGCCCTCGCGACGGGGGGTTCGACGGTACCGGCGGTACGAGAGCGCGTTCGGACGTATCGGTAGGGCGTCGATCACGCTCGAGGGCAACCTCCCGTCTCCTGCGGTGTCTCTGCTCACGTGGTCACGATTCGGACAGCCGCGACCGGATCAGCCGCTCGTAGATCACCGCTCCGTCCTCGACCCCGTGCAGGCTCACCACCGGGTTGACGTCGATCACGTACCAGTTCTTGTGGACGACGACGTCCATCTCGAACAGCGAGAGGCCGAACAGCTCGACGATCCGGTCGGTGAGCCCGCGTATCCGGGCCGTGGTCTCGACCTCTCTGGTCGTCTCGACCTCCTTGACGGCGCGGACCGCCTCGCCGACCCGGTGGATCTTGTAGCTGCGGCGGGGGGCGACGAACTCCTCGACGAGGCGTTCGCCATCGAACGAGGGCGCGCCCGAACGGACGATCGCGAACTCGTGGCCCCCCTCCTGGAGCTCCCAGCGGGGTTTGACGATCACCGGCGGCTCGAGCGTGATTTCGGCCGCGCGTCCGTACTGGAACTCGGGGGCGCGAACGCCACCACGTCGGCGGATCTGTCCACAGGCGAGCCTGTCGGCGGTCGCCCGTGCGCCGTAGTAGGGGTTGATCGTCCGCACGCTCGTCCGATCCGCCCGCCGGAGGTCTCGGAGTGCCTCGGGGTACCAGCCGGCCATGTGGTAGAGGTCGAACCCCCGCTCCGCGAGGTCGGGATGCTCGGTCCGTGGATCGAACAGGGTCACCTCGGCCCACTCCCGAAGCGCGTCGAGCAGCCGGCGCTTGGTCGGGTTCTCGCGGTCGGCCCAGTGGGAGATCGCGATCGACGGCGCGGCGTCGCTCACGCGATCCCTCCGGTTCGTCCCGACGTCATACGTCTTCCACTCGGTCGGGAGCGTAGAAGCTGTCGGAAGCCGTCGTTCGCTCGAACGTCGCCCTCGATCCGTTCGACCGGCGTGCGGTCGAGCACCATCGATCGAACCGGACGCCCGGCGCTTTTCCGCCGGCGACGTCTACCGACTCGTATGTCCGACGTCCCCTCCGAGGCCGAACGGCTGCTGACGAGCGAGCCGGTGATCGCCCACCTCGCGACGTGCGTCGACGGCCGGCCCCACGTCGCGCCGGTCTGGTATCACTACGCCGACGGCGTCGTAGAGTTCCTCACGACCGGTCGGAAGCTCGAGAACCTCCGGCGCAATCCCCGGGCCGCGCTCTCGATCCAGAAGGACGAGGGCGGACGGACGGAGTGGATGGTCTCGATTCGGGGGACCGCTACCGTGATCGAGGACGAGGCGGCGATTCGCGAGGCCGCCGCCCGCATCAACCCGCGGTACGGCGCGAGCGAGGACGCCTGGTCCGAGAACGTCCTGGTGCGGATCGACGTGGGTTCGGCGAGCTACGAGACGTACTGACCTCGATGGCGCGGCCTGGCCGAGACGTTAACTTCGTCGCGTCCCGACCCCCTGGGATGCTCGTCCTCGGCGACGCCCACGCCTCCGAACCGGAGAAGCGCGACGCCCTCCTCTCGACGTACCGTGCACTCGAGCCGGCGGCCGTCCTCCAGGCCGGCGACCTCCAGCGCTACGACCTGCCCGCGCCGACGTGGTTCGTCGCCGGCAACAACGAGGACCTCGACGTTATCGACGCGCTCCGAGCCGGAGAGGAACCCCCTGGAACGCGGAACGCACACCTGCTCGCGAGCACGGTCGCCGAGGTGGAGGGGGTACGCGTCGCCGGACTCTCGGGCAACCACGCGCCGACGAGGTACGACCTGCCCCGGAGCGAGCTCTCCGGCGACCGGCGCAGACACTTCACCCACGAGGACGTCGAGCGGGCCGCGGCGCTCTCGGACGTGGACGTCCTCCTCGCCCACGAGGCTCCCGAGGGGCTGCTCTCCTACGGCTACGATCCCGGCTGCGAGCACGTGAATACGCTGCTCGAAACGCTCTCGCCGGACCTCTGTCTCGTCGGCCACCATCACCGTCACCGCGAGGCGGAGATCGGGGGCGCGCGCGTCGTGAGTCTCGCGCCGGCCTGGGAGCGCGTCTACACGCTCGAGACCGACGATCTGTCGCTCGACTCCCGGCCGACGCCGGCGGGAAACTCCGAGGAAACGACGGAACGGTCCGGACCGTAGCCGACGTCGAGGGAATCGCTCGGTTCAGGCCTCCCCTCGCGTGAGTGTGAGCGAGCGCAGTCTCCGTTCGAGACCGCCTCGATCGGTGAGCGCTCAGGCGACGAGTGGCGGTTCTACCGCTTCGGCCTCCCCTTCGCCGCCTCGGGTCCAGAACTCGCTCGCCTTCGACTCGCCCCGCTCCATCAGCGCAGCGAGGAACGCCGGGTCGCGGTCGCGCTTGGAGAGGAGGTCGAGCTCCATGCCGAGTTCGATCTCACGGATCTCGATGCGCTTGTACTCCTCGTCCGTGATGACGCCCTTCTCGATGAGGCCGTTGATCGACTCGATCATGTGCTTCTCCTGTTCGAGCGAGAGGTTGCCCGAGAGATCGCTGCGCCGATCCGCGATCTCGTCGAGCGATCGCGGTACCTCCCCCGTCGCGATCGGGTCGATCCGGACGATCCAGATCTCGTCGGGCTTCCCTTCGGTCGGCACCTCGCTCATGAAGTGTCGGATCGGCGGGTTCTGCGAGAACAGCCCGTCCCAGTGGCCCGACCCGTCGATCTCGACGGCACGGAAGAGGCTCGGGATCGCCGCGGACGCAAGCAGCGCGTCGGCCCCCTTCTCGCCGTCGGAGAACACCTCGAACGAGCCGGATTCGACGTCGACCGCACCGACGAACAGGTGCGGTGGCGACGTCGGGACGGGGTCGTCGAACCCGACGTGTCGTTCGATCGTCTCGCGTAGCTGTCGCTGGGCCGTGACGGACGCGGGAGTGGCGTACGGGCTGGCGCCGAACGAACCGAATCGGCTCGCCGAGCGACTCGCCCACAGCGTCCAGTAGTTCGCAAAGCGGTCCCAGGGCGTCCTCGCGGCCATGTCGTTCCAGAACCCCTCGAGGCGATCGATCGCGCCCGCCACGTCGTTCCGCCGTAGCCCGTCCCATGCGAGCGCCGCGCACATCGCGCCGCCGGAGGTACCGCTCAGCGCCACGATCTCGTACTCGTCCGGAAGGTTCCGGAGGATTCCTCGGAGCGCACCCGCGGTGAACGCAGTGTGGCTGCCGCCGCCTTGACACGCGATCGCGACCGTCGTCTTCTCTGTATAGCACATTAAATAATGAACGACTCGCGAGGATAATACCCTTTCTACCGCTGCTCCTCGTCCTGCTGTGCGAGTGGAACGGGATCTCTACTCCTCGAGACGTTTCAGTCGTCTTCCCCTCCCGTCCTCGGCACCGCCTGGTTGTGGTCGTCCATCAGGTTCGCAAGCCGTCGTCGACACCCCGGATCGAACGTCGCGGGACCGCGGTCCGTCGTGGACGTGGCGTCGGTCGGCGTTGGTGAGTCGGTACTGTTCGGCTGCGTGGGCGTGGGTCGCGTGTGAGTGCTCATTGGTGTCGGTTGTGGTCTTCCGAGAAACGGTGCTCCGGACGGCCGTCGGGTCGGAGTTCAGTCGCGTACGTGTACAACCGACATGTACCCGGGTCGAGACGGCGGTACATAATAAACGTTCGGGAAGAAATCCGCCGGGACGAACGCGTCGTTCCGGTTCCGTCGCCAGCAGTGAGGACCGAACGGACC comes from the Halalkalicoccus sp. CG83 genome and includes:
- a CDS encoding CBS domain-containing protein yields the protein MLRAREIMTADVETASPDDEVGDVLERLASAHFNGFPIVEDERVVGIVTQGDLVRLFRKQDRVVWIPIGVPPFSETLPYAFDLPFDDLDMGIDFAKAAGKPVSEIMTRDVVTVDADDGADELLEILAGEERDINRVPVLEGGRLVGIVTREDLLRALRDELDW
- a CDS encoding ATP-grasp domain-containing protein, which translates into the protein MSDAAPSIAISHWADRENPTKRRLLDALREWAEVTLFDPRTEHPDLAERGFDLYHMAGWYPEALRDLRRADRTSVRTINPYYGARATADRLACGQIRRRGGVRAPEFQYGRAAEITLEPPVIVKPRWELQEGGHEFAIVRSGAPSFDGERLVEEFVAPRRSYKIHRVGEAVRAVKEVETTREVETTARIRGLTDRIVELFGLSLFEMDVVVHKNWYVIDVNPVVSLHGVEDGAVIYERLIRSRLSES
- a CDS encoding pyridoxamine 5'-phosphate oxidase family protein, with translation MSDVPSEAERLLTSEPVIAHLATCVDGRPHVAPVWYHYADGVVEFLTTGRKLENLRRNPRAALSIQKDEGGRTEWMVSIRGTATVIEDEAAIREAAARINPRYGASEDAWSENVLVRIDVGSASYETY
- a CDS encoding metallophosphoesterase family protein, whose product is MLVLGDAHASEPEKRDALLSTYRALEPAAVLQAGDLQRYDLPAPTWFVAGNNEDLDVIDALRAGEEPPGTRNAHLLASTVAEVEGVRVAGLSGNHAPTRYDLPRSELSGDRRRHFTHEDVERAAALSDVDVLLAHEAPEGLLSYGYDPGCEHVNTLLETLSPDLCLVGHHHRHREAEIGGARVVSLAPAWERVYTLETDDLSLDSRPTPAGNSEETTERSGP
- a CDS encoding patatin-like phospholipase family protein, which produces MCYTEKTTVAIACQGGGSHTAFTAGALRGILRNLPDEYEIVALSGTSGGAMCAALAWDGLRRNDVAGAIDRLEGFWNDMAARTPWDRFANYWTLWASRSASRFGSFGASPYATPASVTAQRQLRETIERHVGFDDPVPTSPPHLFVGAVDVESGSFEVFSDGEKGADALLASAAIPSLFRAVEIDGSGHWDGLFSQNPPIRHFMSEVPTEGKPDEIWIVRIDPIATGEVPRSLDEIADRRSDLSGNLSLEQEKHMIESINGLIEKGVITDEEYKRIEIREIELGMELDLLSKRDRDPAFLAALMERGESKASEFWTRGGEGEAEAVEPPLVA